The proteins below come from a single Rosa rugosa chromosome 2, drRosRugo1.1, whole genome shotgun sequence genomic window:
- the LOC133734774 gene encoding G-type lectin S-receptor-like serine/threonine-protein kinase SD1-1, with the protein MGILSFIFIGVYLLKISALAQSTSSHGGYESGFLSRPKGVHRRSLLASTSGDSCDNSHYCGPNGMCVITNAPACTCLNGFKPKAPEKYNYGDNSGGCVRAQPSNCQNKDDGFEIYAGVKLPDTTDSRANQSMSVEDCRENCLNNCSCVAYASSSVNGCTIWFGDLINIRTLFGGGEDLYIRTPASELKKNHSPKTKIAVIVASVVAVVIGMLLVAYCIHRRRTKFKEKMGKNGMTNQNNDGQNEDIELPIFSLSTIVTATDNFSFNTKLGEGGFGTVYKGSLVDGQEIAVKRLSRSSGQGPTEFKNEVLLIAKLQHRNLVRLLGCCIEGEERLLIYEYMPNNSLDFYLFDENRARLLAWPQRFHIICGIARGLLYLHQDSRLRIIHRDLKASNVLLDKEMNPKISDFGMARTFGGDQTEGVTRRVVGTYGYMAPEYAIDGQFSVKSDVFSFGILLLETLSGKRSRGFHDPVDNLNLIGHAWRLWKEGRSSELIDECLRDSCSLSEIFCCFHISLLCVQELPEDRPNISTVILMLGGGSALPLPKKPGFFGRSSSAADSSSCKNATTSSTNDETSSSKNYTYSNYDSTITVLEGR; encoded by the exons ATGGGCATTCTTTCATTCATTTTCATTGGAGTTTACTTGTTAAAAATCTCAGCTTTAGCTCAATCCACTTCCAGCCATGGCGGCTATGAATCGGGTTTCTTGAGTAGACCAAAGGGTGTTCATAGGAGGAGTCTTTTGGCCTCGACTTCTGGAGACTCTTGTGACAATAGTCATTATTGTGGCCCGAATGGAATGTGTGTCATCACCAATGCACCGGCATGTACTTGTTTAAATGGGTTTAAACCCAAGGCACCAGAAAAATATAACTATGGGGACAACTCAGGTGGTTGTGTCCGGGCTCAACCTTCCAACTGCCAAAACAAGGATGATGGGTTTGAGATATATGCTGGGGTCAAATTGCCAGATACCACAGATTCTCGGGCTAACCAGAGTATGAGTGTCGAGGACTGCAGGGAAAATTGCTTGAACAACTGCTCTTGTGTGGCTTATGCAAGCTCTAGTGTCAATGGCTGCACTATCTGGTTTGGTGATTTAATCAACATTAGGACTCTTTTTGGTGGTGGGGAGGATCTGTACATTCGGACACCTGCTTCAGAATTAA AGAAAAACCACTCACCTAAGACAAAGATAGCGGTGATCGTTGCATCTGTTGTTGCGGTTGTCATTGGGATGCTCTTGGTTGCTTATTGCATTCACAGGAGGAGAACAAAGTTCAAAG AGAAAATGGGAAAGAATGGAATGACGAATCAGAACAATGACGGACAGAACGAAGACATCGAGCTACCAATATTTAGTTTGTCCACAATAGTCACAGCCACTGATAACTTTTCATTCAACACGAAACTTGGAGAAGGTGGCTTTGGGACTGTATACAAG GGTAGTCTAGTGGATGGGCAAGAAATTGCTGTGAAGAGGCTCTCACGAAGTTCAGGGCAAGGACCAACTGAGTTCAAAAATGAAGTACTACTAATAGCCAAACTTCAGCACCGAAATCTTGTAAGGCTCCTAGGTTGTTGCATTGAGGGAGAAGAGAGATTGTTGATTTATGAATACATGCCCAACAACAGCTTGGACTTCTACCTTTTTG ATGAAAATCGAGCAAGACTATTGGCTTGGCCTCAACGCTTTCACATTATCTGTGGGATAGCCAGAGGTCTTCTTTATCTACATCAAGATTCCAGATTGCGGATTATTCATAGAGATCTTAAAGCAAGTAATGTTTTGCTTGATAAGGAGATGAACCCAAAAATCTCAGACTTCGGCATGGCTAGAACATTTGGAGGAGATCAGACTGAAGGAGTTACAAGAAGAGTTGTTGGAACCTA TGGTTATATGGCACCAGAATATGCAATTGATGGTCAATTCTCTGTAAAATCCGACGTTTTTAGTTTTGGCATTTTATTGTTGGAAACATTAAGCGGGAAGAGAAGTAGAGGATTTCATGATCCTGTTGATAACCTTAACCTCATTGGACAT GCATGGCGATTGTGGAAAGAAGGAAGATCTTCTGAGTTGATTGATGAATGCTTGAGGGACTCCTGCAGTCTGTCAGAAATCTTTTGTTGCTTCCATATTAGTCTTTTATGTGTGCAAGAGCTTCCTGAGGACAGGCCAAATATTTCAACCGTGATTCTCATGTTAGGTGGTGGTTCTGCCTTGCCTCTGCCCAAAAAACCAGGTTTTTTTGGTAGAAGTTCATCTGCAGCAGATTCTTCTTCCTGTAAGAATGCAACAACATCTTCAACTAACGATGAAACATCTTCAAGTAAGAATTATACATATTCAAACTATGACTCTACAATAACAGTATTGGAGGGTCGATAA